In Sphingobium sp. B2D3C, a genomic segment contains:
- a CDS encoding GNAT family N-acetyltransferase — protein sequence MQDKEALRIVASLDPCVDEIGAAMQVMSAAFPPEFGEAWSSAQLMGMMQLPGSILVTGYTQAGPVGFGLIRSIAGEAELLLLAVHPDHRGRTHGRRLLDRCMTEAEGTGAETVFLEVRAGNPALHLYIKAGFHQYNVRLNYYCGSNGSRFDALSLKLVLGQGAS from the coding sequence ATGCAGGACAAGGAGGCGCTCCGCATCGTGGCCAGTCTCGATCCTTGTGTGGACGAGATCGGCGCCGCCATGCAGGTGATGTCGGCCGCCTTCCCACCGGAATTTGGCGAAGCATGGTCCTCTGCGCAATTGATGGGCATGATGCAGTTGCCCGGCTCCATTCTGGTGACTGGCTACACCCAAGCCGGACCGGTCGGCTTCGGCCTGATCCGCAGTATTGCCGGCGAAGCGGAGCTTCTTTTGCTTGCCGTCCACCCCGATCATCGTGGGCGGACACATGGCCGCCGATTACTTGATCGCTGCATGACAGAGGCCGAGGGCACCGGCGCAGAAACAGTTTTTCTGGAAGTGCGCGCGGGGAATCCAGCTCTTCATCTTTATATCAAAGCCGGCTTTCATCAGTATAATGTTCGACTTAACTACTATTGTGGATCGAACGGTTCCCGCTTTGATGCTTTGAGTTTGAAACTCGTTTTGGGACAGGGAGCGTCCTGA